In one window of Lampris incognitus isolate fLamInc1 chromosome 3, fLamInc1.hap2, whole genome shotgun sequence DNA:
- the LOC130109707 gene encoding gastrula zinc finger protein XlCGF52.1-like: MFTRTSDVRRHQLTHTGERPFHCSKCDRTFQHSWDLAKHESKHHGTDISFSCQQCASSFANLRALTVHHRNSHSGESQLPQICSICSQSFPTPSELLEHRKTHGASRRYICQQCGEGFDSLLARSQHRQTHLVKHQFKCPHCDKTYTRRSDVKRHQATHTGERPYQCNQCNKCFSLRFMLMKHLHVHTGERPFQCSYCPKRFTLVSILARHERMHTGEKPFLCSQCGKGFLSQGELSKHHRSHIDDRPYSCPQCDKRFKSKKTQQEHILSHSGARPYPCTYCGKGFTKPYALTRHNLIHTGERPFPCFHCEKTFLTLGEAQLHQRIHTGERPYPCTVCELKFKSSSELARHKRSHSGMKPLKPHCEHCMKTFTSKAKLKKHMETHVEDREAAQSLDSQMPEEIK, encoded by the coding sequence ATGTTCACCCGCACATCAGACGTGAGGAGACAccagctcacacacacaggcGAGAGgcccttccactgctccaagtgTGACCGCACCTTCCAGCACTCGTGGGATCTGGCCAAGCACGAGAGCAAACACCACGGCACTGACATCTCCTTCTCCTGCCAGCAGTGCGCGAGCTCCTTCGCCAACCTGCGCGCTCTGACAGTCCACCACAGGAATTCCCACTCGGGAGAAAGTCAGCTTCCTCAGATCTGCTCCATTTGCAGCCAGAGCTTCCCCACCCCTTCCGAGCTGCTCGAGCACAGGAAGACCCACGGCGCCAGCCGGCGCTACATCTGTCAGCAGTGTGGCGAGGGCTTCGACTCCCTGCTGGCACGCTCACAGCACCGGCAGACCCATCTGGTCAAACATCAGTTCAAATGCCCACACTGCGACAAAACGTATACCCGCCGGTCTGACGTGAAGAGGCACCAAGCCACGCACACGGGAGAGCGGCCATACCAGTGCAACCAGTGCAACAAATGTTTCTCCCTTCGCTTCATGCTCATGAAACACCTCCACGTTCACACAGGTGAGCGACCCTTCCAGTGCTCCTACTGCCCAAAGAGGTTCACCCTGGTGTCCATCCTGGCCAGACACGAGAggatgcacacaggggagaagcCTTTCCTCTGCTCCCAGTGTGGCAAGGGCTTCCTCTCCCAGGGAGAACTTTCCAAGCATCACAGGTCCCATATTGATGACCGGCCCTATTCTTGCCCTCAGTGTGACAAGCGCTTCAAGAGCAAGAAAACCCAGCAGGAACATATCCTTTCCCACAGTGGCGCCCGACCATACCCGTGCACCTACTGCGGGAAGGGCTTCACCAAACCGTACGCGTTGACCAGACACAACCTCATTCACACCGGAGAGAGGCCGTTCCCCTGTTTCCATTGTGAGAAGACGTTCCTCACGCTTGGCGAAGCTCAGCTGCATCAGCGCATTCACACAGGGGAGAGGCCTTACCCCTGCACTGTGTGTGAGCTCAAATTCAAGAGCTCCTCTGAGCTGGCACGGCACAAGCGCAGCCACTCAGGGATGAAGCCATTAAAGCCGCACTGTGAGCACTGTATGAAAACCTTCACCTCCAAGGCCAAGCTGAAGAAACACATGGAGACGCACGTGGAGGACAGAGAGGCAGCCCAATCTTTGGATTCCCAAATGCCTGAGGAAATAAAATGA